DNA sequence from the Tenacibaculum mesophilum genome:
TACTAATTTCTACATTTACAAACTTAGGGAGGTTAGCAACTTCTACTGTTTCACGAGCAGGAGCTGTAGCGTCATTAAAATACTCACCGTAAACAGCATTAATTTTTGAAAAGTTATGCATGTCTGAAATAAAAATAGAAGTTTTAATAACGTTTTCAAAAGTCATACCAGCAGCAGCTAATACTTCTTTCATGTTTTGCATTACTTGTTTGGTTTCTGCTTCAATAGAATCTAAAACTAATTCACCAGTTTCAGGGTTAATAGCTATTTGTCCAGAAGTGTATAAAGTATCTCCACTAAGTACAGCTTGGTTATATGGACCAATTGGAGCTGGAGCTTTGTCTGTTGTGATTATTTTTTTCATTTTAGTTTGAGTTTATAAAGTTGTTTGCTTTGTTAAAAGGGAAAAGTTAGATTTTTCTAACTTCTAAAATAAAACTCTATCTGGTGGTTTATTTTTATCCCACTTTAAATCGCTCAATACTGAAGATTTCACTCCAATAAAGAAATTGTATGAAGAATTAACA
Encoded proteins:
- a CDS encoding RidA family protein, which translates into the protein MKKIITTDKAPAPIGPYNQAVLSGDTLYTSGQIAINPETGELVLDSIEAETKQVMQNMKEVLAAAGMTFENVIKTSIFISDMHNFSKINAVYGEYFNDATAPARETVEVANLPKFVNVEISMIAVK